From Sediminibacterium sp. TEGAF015, a single genomic window includes:
- a CDS encoding low molecular weight phosphatase family protein — protein MTAAQKKILLPGLQLFFDKAALNFSEIPVERKLVLEEIGAYIRTKNKAQQKVQLTFICTHNSRRSHISQLMAQAAAAYYGVDHVFCYSGGTEVTAFNENAVHALQEIGFEILAKDYNSNPFYEVAFANNAGKLMAFSKLYTHEANPQREYGAVLTCSSADASCPIVQGADGRFKLPYEDPKLSDGTPQQNEVYLERSRQIGTEMLYIFSLISK, from the coding sequence ATGACAGCAGCTCAAAAGAAAATATTATTGCCTGGTTTACAATTGTTCTTTGATAAAGCCGCACTAAATTTTAGTGAAATACCTGTTGAGAGAAAGCTTGTTTTAGAAGAAATCGGCGCTTACATAAGAACAAAAAATAAAGCACAGCAAAAAGTCCAGCTTACATTTATATGTACCCATAATTCCCGACGTAGCCATATATCTCAATTAATGGCTCAAGCGGCTGCTGCTTATTACGGAGTTGATCATGTTTTTTGCTATTCGGGGGGAACAGAAGTTACCGCATTTAATGAAAATGCAGTTCATGCATTACAAGAGATTGGATTTGAAATCCTTGCTAAGGACTATAATAGTAACCCGTTTTATGAAGTTGCTTTTGCCAACAATGCTGGTAAATTGATGGCATTTTCGAAACTATATACGCATGAAGCTAATCCTCAGAGGGAGTATGGTGCGGTGTTAACTTGTTCCAGTGCAGACGCTTCTTGCCCAATTGTTCAAGGAGCAGATGGAAGATTCAAGCTACCCTACGAAGATCCCAAATTGTCCGATGGTACTCCTCAACAAAATGAAGTTTATCTTGAAAGAAGCAGGCAAATCGGCACAGAAATGCTGTATATTTTCTCACTCATTTCAAAGTGA
- a CDS encoding arsenite methyltransferase yields the protein MQTEEQLKQIVKNKYAEIANQSIADNKASCCGAGGCSTEVYNIMSDDYTTMEGYIEHADLGLGCGLPTQFAQIKLGDVVVDLGSGAGNDCFVARAQTGEKGKVIGIDFTPAMIQKARNNADALGFNNVEFREGDIEHMPLGGNIADVVVSNCVLNLVPNKDGVFKEIYRVLKPGGHFSLSDVVIVGQLPESLKKDAEMYAGCVAGAIQKDVYLELIHLNHFENIIVQKEKPIIIPNDILKNYLTEEEIAAFNNGGSGIFSITVYAEKPEAIVIADATDAKVVTSCCTPGGGCC from the coding sequence ATGCAAACCGAAGAACAATTAAAACAAATAGTAAAAAACAAATACGCCGAAATTGCAAATCAATCTATTGCAGACAATAAAGCTTCCTGTTGTGGTGCTGGCGGATGCAGCACAGAAGTCTATAATATTATGAGTGATGATTATACAACGATGGAAGGGTACATTGAACATGCAGACCTAGGTTTAGGATGTGGACTTCCTACACAGTTTGCCCAAATTAAGCTGGGTGATGTAGTAGTGGATTTGGGAAGTGGAGCAGGCAATGATTGTTTTGTTGCTAGGGCACAAACAGGCGAAAAGGGAAAAGTCATTGGTATTGATTTTACGCCTGCCATGATTCAGAAAGCAAGAAATAATGCTGATGCCTTAGGGTTTAATAATGTAGAATTTCGCGAGGGCGATATAGAACATATGCCATTGGGCGGAAATATTGCCGATGTAGTGGTAAGTAATTGTGTATTGAATCTAGTTCCAAATAAGGATGGAGTGTTCAAAGAAATCTATCGTGTGTTAAAACCAGGCGGACATTTCAGTTTATCGGATGTGGTAATAGTTGGCCAGCTACCAGAGTCTTTAAAGAAAGATGCTGAAATGTATGCAGGTTGTGTTGCAGGTGCTATACAAAAAGACGTATACCTGGAACTGATTCACCTGAACCATTTTGAAAATATCATTGTACAGAAAGAAAAACCTATCATTATTCCCAACGATATTCTTAAGAACTATTTGACAGAAGAAGAAATAGCTGCATTTAATAATGGTGGTTCAGGTATCTTCAGCATAACAGTATATGCTGAAAAACCAGAGGCCATTGTTATTGCTGATGCAACAGATGCTAAGGTAGTAACCAGCTGTTGTACACCTGGTGGTGGATGTTGCTAA
- a CDS encoding ArsR/SmtB family transcription factor, producing the protein MASPKLEEFLKTEQELALFAKALSHPARIAILKVLAQKSECVCGEIVDVLPLAQSTVSQHLKELKEAGLIKGTVEGPRSCYCINWKAFEKFNQSFNQLFSKLKVQQQSCC; encoded by the coding sequence ATGGCCTCACCTAAGTTAGAAGAGTTTTTAAAAACAGAACAGGAGCTGGCGTTGTTTGCCAAAGCGCTTTCGCATCCAGCCCGAATAGCAATATTAAAAGTACTCGCACAAAAAAGTGAATGTGTGTGCGGAGAAATTGTAGATGTATTACCATTGGCACAGTCTACGGTATCACAACATTTAAAAGAATTGAAAGAAGCGGGTTTAATTAAGGGAACAGTGGAAGGACCCAGGAGTTGCTATTGCATCAATTGGAAAGCTTTTGAAAAATTTAATCAATCTTTTAATCAGTTATTTTCTAAACTTAAAGTACAACAGCAATCCTGTTGTTAA